The Henckelia pumila isolate YLH828 chromosome 2, ASM3356847v2, whole genome shotgun sequence genome includes a window with the following:
- the LOC140878089 gene encoding protein NODULATION SIGNALING PATHWAY 2-like has translation MSLYDIHQSLWQHSNINSDPFFMEDEHCVDEYAFSPPFFAAEDSREMSSSMQQYLESIFSDECMEFPQLVDEVQENYSKEDFQIDFDEFDLMIFKEDVDNDHDHDHAMDVCHESMQIPSLMVEGMEIIDNELCLLHLLVAYAEAIDNQETLLSRVIIEHIIKKVNPFGGIVERVLYYMFRHLDKESDYIIKESSSNFYAAFKAFYQIFPYGKFAHFVANSAIIENMPSDVDIIHIFDFDMGEGIQISSFLEEIEQHRCNIEVRVTSVRFGEDGEFFPHLIWNFEETKIRICDHARSRGVNMKVEKVGFMDLECKMKNTMEECCGRKSWYVFNCMVGLPHMGRIRSKKCVFEFLKLAKNFLQNDTSFNKGIITYGDGDFTWCSNMTTCGDRYTTFLDSNVTRFRAFLESMEFGFPCHLGEARVALESLFVAPYFSSIAVERKWEEKRQYGGDHHQVELLGMEGLRLSEKCIFEAIEMVNEGDNNNNDNNSPYGVRFASEKKNEMVMDWRGNPLVRVCCWKR, from the coding sequence ATGAGTCTGTATGATATTCACCAATCCTTATGGCAACATTCCAACATTAATTCTGATCCATTTTTCATGGAAGATGAACATTGTGTGGACGAATACGCCTTCTCCCCTCCGTTTTTCGCTGCCGAGGATTCCCGCGAAATGTCATCCTCAATGCAGCAATATCTCGAGTCCATCTTCTCTGATGAGTGCATGGAGTTTCCTCAACTTGTTGATGAAGTACAAGAAAATTATTCCAAAGAAGATTTCCAGATCGATTTTGACGAATTCGATCTCATGATCTTCAAGGAAGATGTGGATAATGATCATGATCATGATCATGCCATGGATGTATGTCATGAATCCATGCAAATACCTTCATTAATGGTGGAAGGCATGGAAATAATTGACAATGAGCTATGCCTTCTTCATCTCCTTGTGGCTTATGCAGAAGCCATAGATAATCAAGAAACTTTGCTTTCGAGAGTGATAATTGAGCACATAATCAAGAAAGTTAATCCCTTTGGAGGGATTGTGGAGCGTGTCTTGTATTACATGTTTCGACATCTCGATAAGGAATCGGATTACATCATTAAAGAGTCTTCGAGTAACTTTTATGCAGCATTCAAAGCATTTTATCAGATTTTCCCATATGGAAAGTTTGCTCACTTTGTGGCAAATTCGGCCATTATCGAAAACATGCCTAGCGATGTGGATATCATACATATATTCGATTTCGACATGGGAGAGGGGATTCAAATATCGTCATTCTTGGAAGAAATAGAGCAACATCGATGCAATATTGAGGTGAGAGTAACATCGGTGAGATTCGGGGAAGATGGTGAATTCTTTCCCCACTTGATATGGAACTTCGAGGAGACGAAGATCAGGATTTGCGATCACGCGAGATCGCGTGGCGTAAACATGAAAGTAGAGAAGGTTGGATTCATGGATTTGGAATGTAAAATGAAGAACACGATGGAAGAATGTTGTGGGAGAAAATCTTGGTACGTTTTCAATTGCATGGTGGGGCTCCCACATATGGGGAGGATTAGGAGCAAGAAGTGTGTCTTTGAATTTCTTAAATTGGCCAAAAATTTCTTACAAAATGACACAAGTTTTAACAAGGGCATCATCACTTATGGTGATGGTGATTTTACATGGTGTAGCAATATGACAACTTGTGGTGATCGTTATACTACATTCTTGGATTCGAATGTCACTCGTTTCCGAGCCTTTCTCGAGTCGATGGAGTTCGGTTTCCCCTGCCATCTCGGAGAAGCAAGGGTTGCATTAGAATCTCTCTTCGTGGCGCCTTACTTTTCTTCGATCGCGGTGGAACGAAAATGGGAGGAGAAGAGGCAATATGGTGGTGATCATCATCAAGTTGAATTACTTGGAATGGAGGGGTTGAGATTGAGTGAGAAATGTATATTTGAGGCCATTGAAATGGTGAATGAAggggataataataataatgataataatagcCCATATGGGGTGAGATTTGCAAGTGAAAAGAAGAATGAAATGGTGATGGATTGGAGAGGAAATCCATTGGTGAGAGTATGTTGTTGGAAAAGATGA